aactcctggctcccttctcgctctttgcggacatgtaggaaacaaaatgaaaggagcgccttactccctcctcacctaactccctcagtcaccaaactctcactatagcactcaaattctgcactccctcagtcaccaaactctcaccatagcaccaaattcagcactccctcagtcaccaaactctcactatagcactcaaatgcaccaaattcagcactccctcagtcaccaaactctcactaaagcactcaaatgcaccaaattcagcactcagtgcaaacaaagtctgcactgtaggggatcacttttatactgtgaatctagcctctgaaaactggcctaatccaattaactaattaacaagctccagctgcaagtgcctacaagtagaacctttgtttaaagctgattgaaaattcaccttcttctaaaccaaacagcaacttttaagttaattaactaaataaaagaaagactatactttagataaaaatgaagccttatactccctcggtcaccaaactctcactatagcactcaaatgcaccaaattcagcactccctcagtcaccaaactctcactaaagcactcaaatgcaccaaattcagcactcagtgcaaacaaagtctgcactgtaggggatcacttttatactgtgaatctagcctctgaaaactggcctaatccaattaactaattaacaagctccagctgcaagtgcctacaagtagaacctttgtttaaagctgattgaaaattcaccttcttctaaaccaaacagcaacttttaagttaattaactaaataaaagaaagactatactttagataaaaatgaagccttatactccctcggtcaccaaactctcactatagcactcaaatgcaccaaattcagcactccctcagtcaccaaactctcactaaagcactcaaatgcaccaaattcagcactcagtgcaaacaaagtctgcactgtaggggatcacttttatactgtgccaTCCTGCCACccagggttcctggtgctgtgaggcagctgtgctaaccactgtgccaccctcttttGAATAGGTGTCTGCCCCGAACTGGTGGCATTGTCACAACTATCTGACGCCCCTCTCCTGCAAAAAGCTTCAAGCCAGCATTGATCCTTTCCATCTTCTCATTCCTACTCTTCCTGCCATGTGTGGGAATAATCCGAAGATTATTCCAGTTGAGGTCCTCCTTTTTCACTTCTTCCCTAACTCCTGTAAATCTGATGGCAGGACCCGAATATCTACCCCCTCTGTCATCAGTGCGTGAGCTACAACTTCCAGTTGACCCCCAATCCGCTGCATaaatgttccacactctctctgtcctttaCCCTGACACCAATGAGGCGGGGTTTTTTTGCATTTAAAGTCTTATTCTATTTGTGTAGTTTGTACATTTACAAAATGGGAGAAAGCAGGCTAACTTCACCAAATGATGAAACAAATCGGAACATTCGGAGGAATATGTATTGCAGGTGCAGACAATTCTCCTTGCCCCCAGAGAGGTGGTGATTTTCCCCACCTGTGACTGGCAGGAGCCATTTTTCTGACGATAGCATTGTCTTTGTGAACACACCACACAGACTCCGCAGTTAATTCCGGCTTTGTTGGTTTGTTGATCAATTTTGATTCCAGATCGAATGTGTTTAAAATGGGCACCATTGTTAATTTGCTTCATTTAGCGTCAATATTACCACATCATCCCAATACTACTTCACATTTACATCACATTGGGTTAACCACAGCGGAACCCATCTTTACACCATCTCTGTGAAGATCCCCTTGATCTTTCAAAGTCCCATTCTACTCCATACAATTTGTGGAGAAAACTCGAGGATGATTTCTGCTTGAGATCATTTTCCATCTGCGAATCACAGCTGCTCCACACGGTTACTGTGCAGGGTCACGATGATAGTCACAGGAACGTTGCTTTTAAGATGTTTTACTCGTCATTATTTTGCTGATTcttgtattttgcttttgtttctgTGCAGTTAATGGCCTGCAGGCGAGGACATTTGGGATCTGGACTCTACTGTCCTCCATCATACGGTGCACATGTGCAGTGGATATTCACAACAGAACGTAGGCAACTGTGGAACTGTAGCAAAGCACCGTGAAATCTCCAAATgtctactgtacctgtcctgggagtgtttgatggggacagtgtttactctgtatctaacccgtgctatacctgtcctgggagtgtttgatgatgacagtgtagagggagctttactctgtatctaaccccgtgctgtacctgtcctgggagtgtttgatggggacagtgtagagggagctttattctgtatctaaccccgtgctgtacctgtcctgggagtgtttgatggggacagtgtagagggagctttactctgtatctaaccccgtgctgtacctgtcctgggagtgtttgatggggacagtgtagagggagctttactctgtatctaaccccgtgctgtacctgtcctgggagtgtttgatggggacagtgtagagggagctttactctgtatctaaccccgtgctgtacatgtcctgggagtgtttgatggagacagtgtagagggagctttactcggtatctaaccccgtgctgtacctgtcctgggagtgtttgatggggacagtgtagagggagctttactctgtatctaacaccatgctgtacctgtcctgggagtgtttgatggagacagtgtagagggagctttactctgtatcaaaccccgtgctgtacctgtcctgggagtgtttgatggggacagtgtagagggagctttactctgtatctaaccccgtgctgtacctggcctgggagtgtttgaactaATAAGCAAATCAGTGACTGGGGAATCTTGTGATCGTTGGGATGCTGATTGTTTCTTTCTGTTCCCACAGGTTGTATCACATTACTCTCTGGACCTTTATTCTCGCTTTTGCTCACTTCTTGTCTGAGTCGTTTGTTTATCTCACAGCGCCCATTACTATCGGTGTGATGGCACCTCTGTTAGTGGCCAGTAAGTAGAATTTGTGATCTGGTACTGGGGTAGTTTATCAGAGACGTATTTGCTATTAGTAACCTGAGCTGGTGTGATGATACTGATTGTGGATGTGGTGACCCGTCAGCTGGCAGGGATTGTGGAAGTAGCTTTCATATTCTCATTCAGTCACAAAACTTTATTATCCAAATCAATCCGGTATGGAAACAAATCTGCTCACTCTGTGCTTAATTACAATTCTCATCAGTGGCCCTCTGGAAATTCTAATGTTAGTTTTGTTCAAGTcactgaccatcctgacttgggaatatgtcGGCCGTTCCGTCACTGCTCCTAGGTCAAAATCTGGAACTtcatccctaatagcactgtgggagtacctacaccaccaAGACAGCAGCAGCTGAAGAGGGAGCTGGAGGGCAGTAAgggatgtgtgtgtctgtctgttatTCTTCATTTACACActtccttccactaacttccccctCTGTCCGAAGGTGTCTCAATTCTGGGCATGCTGGTTGGATTTCAGTACCTGGAAGATTCCCAGGAGGCAACTTCCACTCGAGTAAAGAAGCGGATCTGAAAGCTTCCCTGAAAGGCTGTCTGGTCAGAATGGCAGGACACGCTGGAAAATAAGGCCATTCCTGAGCAGTTCGCATCGGCATTCCTCTAAATCACTGATTGAAAACCATTCCGTGACGGTAAAAGTGCTTTGGCAAGTCCTGATATCATGAAAGGTGCTGCAGAAATAAGACTCTGTCTTTCTTTCACTAAATTCTGATTGTGAAAATATGCCATTTGtaacattttctgttttactaTCACCTGTCCAGCGTGAGAGATTCAAGTCTGGAATAATTAACAGCTGTGCCTCTTGATGCTGTAACATTCAGCAGGGCCTTGGGGTGAGGAGGTACCCCCGGCGGGGCCTTGGGGTGAGGAGGTACCCCCGGCGGGGCCTTGGGGTGAGGAGGTACCCCCGGCGGGGCCTTGGGGTGAGGAGGTACCCCCGGCGGGGCCTTGGGGTGAGGAGGTACCCCCGGCGGGGCCTTGGGGTGAGGAGGTACCCCCGGCGGGGCCTTGGGGTGAGGAGGTACCCCCGGCGGGGCCTTGGGGTGAGGAGGTACCCCCGGCGGGGCCTTGGGGTGAGGAGGTACCCCCGGCGGGGCCTTGGGGTGAGGAGGTACCCCCGGCGGGGCCTTGGGGTGAGGAGGTACCCCCGGCGGGGCCTTGGGGTGAGGAGGTACCCCCGGCGGGGCCTTGGGGTGAGGAGGTACCCCCGGCGGGGCCTTGGGGTGAGGAGGTACCCCCGGCGGGGCCTTGGGGTGAGGAGGTACCCCCAGCGGGGCCTTGGGGTGAAGAGGTACCCCCGGGCGGGGCCTTGGGGTGAGGAGGTACCCCCGGGCGGGGCCTTGGGGTGTTCGTTGCCAATTCTGTCTCTGGGTTCTTGGGGCAGTAATGTAGGATTATGCTCACGTTTAATGTTTCCTCCTGCAGAGGAACTCAGTGATGTGAATGAAGAATGGGATCTGTGAAAACCTCATTCCCTTATTACTGACTTCAGCCATTGTGCTGCACCATCCCTTGCTGTTACATTTGACCTGAAATGAGGTTGCGACAAGATCCTGTTCTGCTCTCACTGCTTCAATTTACAAAACCTAGAATTTTACTTTGTCAACCTGCCATGCCACATTCATATATCCCAGGCCTCTGGTCCTGCACCCACTTTCAGACTGTGAcatcagagtgaaatagcaaggagATTTTGAAAAACCTGTGTAATCTTCAGCTGGATTATTGCGtcggttctgggcaccacaccttaggaacaaTGTTGCAGTgaagattcacaagaatagttCTAGTGATGAGGAGCTTGAGTTACACAGATTGATTGGAGAACTGGGGCTTTCTCCTTTGAGAAAAGAAAGTGGTGAGGAGATTTGATAAAATTATTaaaaaatcatgaggattctggacagagtagatacgaAACTGTTCCCCTCACTAAGGATCGAGAATGAGGTCACAGATTCAGATAGTTGACAAAAGAAGCGATAGTGACGTCAGGAGAAACACTTTCGCACAGCGAGTggataggatccggaatgttctgaatgtactgtctgtgagtgtggtggaggcagattcacacagcgagcggttaggatccggaatgttctgtctgagagtgagagagacagattcacacagcgagtggttaggatccggaatgttctgtctgagagtgagagagacagattcacagagcgagcggttatgatctggaatgcactgtctgtgagtgtggtggaggcagagtcacacagcgagtggttaggatctggaatgtactgtctgtgagtgtggtggaggcagattcacagagcgagtggttaggatctggaatgtactgtctgtgagtgtggtggaggcagattcacacagcgagtggttaggatctggaatgtactgtctgagagtgagagagacagattcacacagcgagtggttaggatccggaatgtactgtctgtgagtgtggtggaggcagagtcacacagcgagtggttaggatctggaatgtactgtctgtgagtgtggtggaggcagagtcacacagcgagcggttaggatccggaatgttctgtctgagagtgagagagacagattcacacagcgagtggttaggatccggaatgtactgtctgagagtgtggtggaggcagattcacagagcgagtggttaggatctggaatgtactgtctgtgagtgtggtggaggcagattcacacagcgagtggttaggatctggaatgtactgtctgtgagtgagagagacagattcacacaacgagtggttatgatctggaatgtactgtctgtgagtgagagagacagattcacacagcgagtggttatgatctggaatgtactgtctgtgagtgtggtggaggcagattcacacagcgagtggttagggtccggaatgttctgtctgtgagtgtggtggagacagattcacacagcgagtggttaggatctggaatgtactgtctgtgagtgtggtggaggcagagtcacacagcgagtggttaggatctggaatgtactgtctgtgagtgtggtggaggcagagtcacacagcgagtggttaggatctggaatgtactgtctgtgagtgtggtggaggcagattcacacagcgagtggttaggatccggaatgttctgtctgagagtttgagagattcacacagcgagtggttaggatccggaatgttctgtctgagagtttgagagattcacacagcgagtggttaggatccggaatgtactgtctgtgagtgtggtggagtcagattcacacagcgagtggttaggatctggaatgtactgtctgtgagtgtggtggaggcagattcaatcatcgcGTTTTGAAGGGAATTGAAGAACTAGATGGAAATTAACAATGGCGGGAGAAAATGGCTTTTGCAGAGGGCCAGTCTGAACACCATGGACTAAACAGCCTCCTCCTGTTGTAATTGTATAACATGGTGTAGATCCTGTCACACCTCATGTTCATCCAAACCCTCCGACTTCCAGCAAATTATTTTATCTCTCAAAATTGGTGCCACATGATTTAAGGATATTTTAAATGCTCCAGCAAAGTCGGCACAGAAATGCTGGGCtgacaagatgtgtaggttaggtggattggctatgctaaattgcccgttcgtgtccaaaaggttaggaggggttacgaggatagggtggaggcatggcttaagtagggagctctttccaagagtcggtgcagactcgatgggccgaatggcctccttctgcagtgtagggattctgtgaaaagCCTCCTTTTGGTTGTGTAAGCTTCTGTGGGTTTGTATTTAGGTTAACGAGTATTGTACTGAAGCCATTGCTGCCCATTCCAATGTTGCTGAAACTGCAGCTGTCTTCACGGTAATGAGACACTCAATTAAATCAACCACATTTTAGCCATTAGTCCCAAGATTTTATTTATAATTCTGAACCCTCTCATTCTTTCAATTTGAAATACCTTCAACTGATCCGGCAAATTGTGCTGCTATTTTCCAAATGTAGATGAATAAAATCTCACTGTTGCTCTTTTAGTGGAATGTGAATACAGGCAGGTCAAACCACTCCAGAACCTGCCAGAGTCGTCCAGCACCCTCGGGCATCAGTTACATGATCTACACAGACAAGCCTGTAACCAAATAGTAATCACAATTCACAGGGGATCCTCCAACAACCTTGGAGCGACACAGCTGACAAACAATATTCTTTCATTGGCTAACGCACACGTTATTTACAGAAGAGTGCAAGTTGGTTGTGGCAAGCGATGAATTATCTACTGCCTTTGCTGTCCTTTCAGAGAATGATGCCACACAAGGGTGACGATTCAGCCCTTAGCTAGAACATTAACATTGAGACGATACCAAGTAGCCTTTGTACAATGCTGAGGCTACGCTGAACTACTGCATTTTCCCCAAACAGCAATGGAAAAAACTTGTGACTCGCTCCTCATTGTGTACACCCAGACTACAGGCACCGGCTACACACCCAGGCTACAGGCACCGGCTACAGGCACCGGCTACACACCCAGGCTACAGGCACCGGCTACACACCCAGGCTACAGGCACCGGCTACAGGCACCGGCTACACACCCAGACTACTGGCCGGTGACCGGCTACACACCCAGACTACAGGCCGGTGACCGGCTACACACCCAGACTACAGGCCGGTGACCGGCTACACACCCAGACTACAGGCACCGGCTACACACCCAGACTACAGGCACCGGCTACACACCCAGGCTACAGGCACCGGATACACACCCAGGTTACAGGCCGGTGACTGGCTACACACCCAGACTACAGGCACCGGCTACACACCCAGGCTACAGGCACCGGCTACACACCCAGGCTACAGGCACCGCTACACACCCAGGCTACAGGCACCGGCTACACACCCAGACTACAGGCACCGCTACACACCCAGGCTACAGGCACCGGCTACACACCCAGACTACAGGCACCGGCTACACACCCAGACTACAGGCACCGCTACACCCAGACTACAGGCA
This genomic window from Scyliorhinus torazame isolate Kashiwa2021f chromosome 2, sScyTor2.1, whole genome shotgun sequence contains:
- the erg28 gene encoding ergosterol biosynthetic protein 28 homolog isoform X1, whose amino-acid sequence is MSRFLSVLRSWLVMVSIIAAGNTIQSFRDHSFLSEKLYTGSPTLVNGLQARTFGIWTLLSSIIRCTCAVDIHNRTLYHITLWTFILAFAHFLSESFVYLTAPITIGVMAPLLVASVSILGMLVGFQYLEDSQEATSTRVKKRI
- the erg28 gene encoding ergosterol biosynthetic protein 28 homolog isoform X2, whose protein sequence is MIDRRERGMSRFLSVLRSWLVMVSIIAAGNTIQSFRDHSFLSEKLYTGSPTLVNGLQARTFGIWTLLSSIIRCTCAVDIHNRTLYHITLWTFILAFAHFLSESFVYLTAPITIGVMAPLLVASVSILGMLVGFQYLEDSQEATSTRVKKRI